The proteins below come from a single Arthrobacter crystallopoietes genomic window:
- the glgX gene encoding glycogen debranching protein GlgX: MAGEVNVAVFAPAVSALDIHFEDADGRWGAALLPELTDGVHHGIVRGLLPGNRYAFWPHGKALPGGGAGQLLLDPYGRAIDDDGGIFRSVHVDAGFDWAGDTAPEVPWRDTVVYECHVKGQTKLHPEIPEALRGTYAGLAHPVMLEYFKNLGITSVQLLPVHFHIDEPHLQELGLSNYWGYNTLGFFAPHARYATRAARAAGPKAVQDEFKSMVKSLHEAGLEVILDVVYNHTAEGGKHQQTYSFRGLGDEVYYRHDGHGNYLDTTGCGNTLDLNEPQVLALVVDSLRYWVQEFHVDGFRFDLAVSLCRDPDGHFNPRHPFLRATAEDPTLSEIKLISEPWDVAPGGWQTGNFPAGWADWNDRFRDTVRDFWLGDQHAIRQGMPGGSVARLASRLAGSADVFAGSGRSSLASVNFITAHDGFTLADLTSYDRKHNEDNGEENRDGTNHNRSYNHGVEGPTGDAAVLDARARSARNLMATLLLSLGVPMITAGDELGKTQHGNNNAYCQDNELSWLNWVLDDRQEQMFKITRRLLRIRQSFLTSQPRSYPTREQSSYLLWFNEAGEPMTHEQWTDPGSRTLQLLMGSPDGVIDGLVVINGRCEPRKITMPSTGALKDFGVQAGNNRMFELVLTTSKLDDQRRGAKVRSGEREIIGADALSVYRVWLPGEN, encoded by the coding sequence TTGGCCGGGGAGGTCAACGTGGCGGTGTTCGCGCCGGCGGTCTCCGCCCTGGATATCCATTTCGAGGACGCCGACGGCCGGTGGGGCGCCGCACTCCTGCCGGAACTGACCGACGGCGTGCACCACGGGATCGTCCGGGGTTTGCTCCCCGGCAACCGTTATGCGTTCTGGCCGCACGGCAAGGCCCTGCCCGGCGGCGGTGCGGGGCAGCTGCTGCTGGATCCTTACGGCCGTGCGATTGACGACGACGGCGGCATCTTCCGTTCGGTTCACGTGGACGCCGGGTTCGACTGGGCCGGTGATACCGCGCCGGAGGTGCCGTGGCGGGACACGGTGGTCTACGAATGCCATGTGAAGGGCCAGACCAAGCTGCACCCGGAGATTCCCGAAGCGCTCCGAGGAACTTACGCGGGCCTGGCACACCCGGTCATGCTCGAGTACTTCAAGAACCTGGGAATCACTTCCGTCCAACTGCTGCCGGTGCATTTCCATATCGATGAGCCGCACCTGCAGGAACTGGGGCTGTCGAACTACTGGGGCTACAACACGTTGGGCTTTTTCGCCCCGCACGCCCGGTACGCCACCAGAGCTGCGCGCGCGGCGGGGCCAAAGGCTGTGCAGGACGAGTTCAAGTCCATGGTCAAGAGCCTGCATGAAGCCGGGCTCGAAGTCATTCTCGACGTGGTCTATAACCACACCGCCGAGGGCGGCAAACACCAGCAGACCTACTCGTTCCGCGGCCTCGGCGACGAGGTCTACTACCGCCACGACGGCCACGGCAACTATCTGGACACCACTGGCTGCGGCAACACCCTTGACCTGAACGAGCCGCAGGTCCTGGCCCTGGTGGTGGACTCGCTGCGGTACTGGGTCCAGGAATTCCATGTCGACGGCTTCCGTTTCGACCTGGCCGTTTCGCTCTGCCGCGACCCGGACGGCCATTTCAACCCGCGCCATCCGTTCCTGCGTGCGACGGCGGAGGACCCTACGCTGTCCGAGATCAAACTGATTTCCGAACCATGGGACGTGGCGCCGGGCGGCTGGCAGACCGGTAATTTCCCCGCCGGCTGGGCGGACTGGAACGACCGCTTCCGCGATACCGTCCGGGACTTCTGGCTCGGCGACCAGCACGCAATCCGCCAGGGCATGCCGGGCGGATCGGTGGCACGCCTGGCGAGCCGCCTGGCCGGCTCGGCCGATGTCTTCGCCGGTTCCGGCCGAAGCTCGCTGGCGTCGGTAAACTTCATCACCGCCCACGACGGCTTCACCCTGGCGGACCTGACATCGTACGACCGCAAGCACAACGAGGACAACGGCGAAGAAAACCGGGACGGAACCAACCACAACCGCAGCTACAACCACGGGGTCGAAGGTCCCACGGGCGACGCGGCCGTCCTGGACGCGCGCGCCCGTTCCGCGCGGAACCTGATGGCCACGCTGCTGCTCTCGCTCGGCGTCCCGATGATCACCGCCGGGGACGAACTGGGCAAAACCCAGCACGGCAACAACAACGCGTACTGCCAGGACAACGAGCTGTCCTGGCTCAACTGGGTGCTCGATGACCGTCAGGAACAGATGTTCAAGATCACGCGGCGGCTGCTGCGGATCCGGCAGTCCTTCCTGACCAGCCAGCCGCGCAGTTATCCCACCCGGGAACAAAGCTCCTACCTGCTGTGGTTCAACGAAGCGGGCGAACCCATGACCCACGAGCAGTGGACCGACCCCGGCAGCCGGACGCTCCAGCTGCTGATGGGCTCGCCGGATGGCGTCATCGACGGGCTGGTAGTGATCAACGGCCGGTGCGAACCGCGCAAGATCACGATGCCCAGTACCGGCGCCCTGAAGGATTTCGGCGTCCAGGCCGGCAACAACCGTATGTTTGAACTGGTCCTGACTACTTCCAAGCTGGATGACCAGCGCCGCGGCGCCAAGGTACGCAGCGGCGAACGCGAGATCATCGGGGCGGATGCCCTCAGCGTCTACCGCGTCTGGCTACCGGGCGAAAACTAG
- a CDS encoding DUF3618 domain-containing protein — MSQSPEEIRADIERTRARLGTDVDAVAEKASPSNIVHRQTDKVKDSVGRAKDKVMGAKDSVMAAKDDAGGSARSMAHDAGQAVSDAPHQIARKTEGNPLAAGLIAFGAGWLVSSLFPASKVEQQAAEKVKDQAQPLVDEVKTSAQQVAQDMKEPARQAAEDLKTSAKESAENVKAEGQSAAQDVKDRADTARQHVQEPPAGRM; from the coding sequence ATGAGCCAGTCACCAGAAGAAATCCGAGCAGACATTGAACGCACCCGGGCACGGCTCGGCACGGATGTAGACGCCGTGGCAGAGAAGGCCTCGCCCTCGAACATTGTGCACCGGCAGACGGACAAGGTGAAGGATTCCGTTGGCCGGGCCAAGGACAAGGTCATGGGCGCCAAGGACTCAGTCATGGCTGCCAAAGATGACGCGGGCGGCTCCGCTCGGTCCATGGCACACGACGCCGGTCAAGCAGTCAGCGATGCACCGCACCAGATTGCCCGCAAGACCGAGGGCAATCCGCTGGCCGCGGGCCTGATTGCCTTCGGCGCCGGCTGGCTGGTCTCCTCGCTGTTCCCCGCCAGCAAGGTAGAGCAGCAGGCGGCCGAAAAGGTGAAGGACCAGGCCCAACCGTTGGTCGACGAGGTCAAGACGTCCGCCCAGCAGGTGGCGCAGGATATGAAGGAACCTGCCCGGCAAGCAGCCGAGGATCTGAAGACCTCGGCCAAGGAATCGGCGGAGAACGTCAAGGCAGAAGGCCAGTCGGCTGCGCAGGACGTCAAGGACCGGGCCGACACGGCACGGCAGCACGTCCAGGAACCGCCGGCCGGCCGGATGTAG
- a CDS encoding phage holin family protein, which translates to MTENRVPDPGQVPPTRAEVKAENESLGDLLGEVSRDISILMRQELELAKAELKESGTRAGKGVGMMVGAAVAGHFVLLFLSIGLWDALGSLIGWGWSAVIVAVIWAIIGAILFSVGKKQMKTIQGMPRTTESVKKIPETLKPSEEAR; encoded by the coding sequence ATGACCGAGAACCGCGTTCCCGATCCCGGTCAGGTTCCGCCCACACGCGCCGAGGTCAAGGCCGAGAACGAGTCGCTGGGCGATTTGCTCGGCGAAGTCAGCCGTGACATTTCGATCCTGATGCGCCAGGAACTGGAACTGGCCAAAGCCGAACTGAAGGAGTCCGGTACAAGGGCCGGCAAGGGCGTAGGGATGATGGTTGGTGCCGCGGTCGCGGGCCACTTCGTCCTGCTGTTCCTCTCCATCGGCCTTTGGGATGCCCTCGGCTCCCTCATCGGCTGGGGCTGGTCCGCGGTGATTGTCGCCGTCATTTGGGCAATCATCGGCGCCATCCTCTTCTCGGTCGGCAAGAAGCAAATGAAGACCATCCAGGGGATGCCACGCACCACGGAGTCCGTCAAGAAAATACCCGAAACTCTCAAGCCCAGTGAGGAAGCACGATGA
- a CDS encoding YihY/virulence factor BrkB family protein — MTHEDTTAKGSRAPSPEDSRKPGSPGDIKKPSWLYVFRKAIREFSADQCTDLAAALTYYAVLSLFPALLALVSLLGVFGQGEQTTTFMTDMLQRVAPGQAADTLRQPIEQLASAPTAGLALIAGVVGALWSASGYVNAFSRAMNRIYEIEEGRPFWKLRPVMLLITLVVVLLAALMLLILILSGPVAEALGSAIGLGAVALTVWNIAKWPVLAAFAVLVVALLYYATPNVKQPKFRWMSMGALIALLVLALATAGFAFYVANFSNYNRTYGAIGGMIVLLLWFWLSNLSLLFGAEFDAETERGRQLQAGIEAEETIQLPPRDTRKSDKQLEKEKEDIERGRSLRRKYAQTEDDSGGPG, encoded by the coding sequence ATGACACACGAAGATACGACGGCAAAGGGATCGCGGGCGCCATCGCCCGAAGACTCCCGCAAGCCCGGTTCCCCCGGCGACATTAAGAAACCGTCCTGGCTCTATGTCTTCCGCAAGGCCATTCGTGAGTTCTCCGCCGACCAGTGCACGGACCTGGCTGCTGCCCTGACCTACTATGCAGTGCTGTCCTTGTTCCCTGCCCTGCTGGCGCTGGTCTCGCTGCTCGGCGTCTTCGGACAGGGCGAGCAGACCACTACATTCATGACCGACATGCTCCAACGCGTGGCACCGGGACAGGCGGCAGACACCCTGCGCCAGCCGATCGAGCAGCTGGCCAGCGCGCCCACTGCGGGGCTGGCACTCATCGCCGGTGTCGTCGGTGCTTTATGGTCCGCCTCCGGCTATGTGAACGCCTTCAGCCGCGCGATGAACCGGATCTATGAGATAGAGGAGGGCCGGCCCTTCTGGAAGCTGCGTCCGGTCATGTTGCTGATCACCCTGGTGGTGGTGCTGCTGGCCGCGCTGATGCTGCTCATCCTGATTCTGTCCGGGCCCGTTGCTGAAGCCCTCGGTTCGGCCATCGGACTGGGTGCCGTGGCACTGACGGTGTGGAACATCGCCAAGTGGCCCGTGCTTGCAGCCTTCGCCGTGCTGGTGGTGGCACTGCTCTACTACGCCACTCCCAATGTGAAGCAGCCGAAATTCCGCTGGATGAGCATGGGCGCGTTGATCGCGCTGCTGGTACTGGCCCTGGCCACTGCCGGGTTCGCCTTCTACGTAGCCAATTTTTCCAACTACAACCGGACCTACGGCGCTATCGGCGGCATGATCGTACTGCTGCTGTGGTTCTGGCTGTCCAATCTGTCCCTGCTCTTCGGCGCCGAGTTCGATGCAGAAACCGAACGCGGCCGCCAGCTGCAGGCAGGCATCGAGGCGGAGGAAACCATCCAACTGCCGCCCCGAGATACGCGCAAGAGCGACAAGCAGCTCGAAAAAGAAAAGGAGGACATAGAGCGCGGCCGTTCTCTGCGCCGCAAGTACGCCCAGACCGAGGATGATTCCGGCGGCCCAGGCTAA
- a CDS encoding iron-containing redox enzyme family protein produces MKMPTPRGPGSSILMDILATAPQHHVPELARMGAAMEQTAPGQLMDDDDLQLALFCLYELHYGGIEGVDDRWEWHPELTAFRLELERRFEGVLRRMTRVPDAPQPIAADVAAVLFKLTGDDDGPSVSKYVAREATAEQLREFLIHRSVYQLKEADPHSWAIPRLTGRAKAALVEIQADEYGGGQPERMHSALFARSMRGLGLDDQYGAYVDLIPAVTLASVNMMSLFGLNRRLHGAIVGHLAAYEMTSSIPNKFYSRGFRRHGHGEDVTGYFDEHVEADAVHEQIAGRDLAGGLAEAEPQLLPDILFGAAAALAVDALVGTHQLSAWQAGRSSLRIPLDLAA; encoded by the coding sequence ATGAAAATGCCTACGCCTCGCGGACCGGGGAGCTCGATCCTGATGGACATCCTCGCCACGGCACCGCAACACCATGTGCCCGAGCTAGCAAGGATGGGCGCCGCCATGGAACAGACGGCCCCGGGTCAGCTGATGGACGACGACGACCTGCAGCTCGCGCTCTTCTGTCTCTACGAGCTGCACTACGGCGGCATCGAGGGCGTGGACGACCGGTGGGAATGGCATCCGGAGCTGACCGCGTTCCGGCTGGAGCTGGAACGCCGCTTCGAGGGCGTCCTCCGCCGGATGACGCGCGTGCCCGACGCTCCACAGCCCATTGCCGCGGACGTGGCTGCGGTGCTGTTTAAACTCACGGGGGACGACGACGGCCCCAGCGTTTCGAAATACGTCGCCAGGGAGGCGACAGCGGAGCAGTTGCGGGAGTTCCTGATCCACCGCTCCGTCTACCAGCTCAAGGAAGCGGATCCGCACAGCTGGGCCATCCCGCGGCTGACCGGACGGGCCAAGGCAGCCCTGGTGGAGATCCAGGCGGACGAGTATGGCGGCGGCCAGCCAGAGAGGATGCACTCGGCTCTCTTCGCACGGTCCATGCGGGGTCTGGGGCTGGACGATCAGTACGGCGCGTATGTGGACCTGATCCCTGCCGTGACATTGGCCTCGGTCAATATGATGTCGCTGTTCGGCCTGAACCGGCGGCTGCACGGCGCGATCGTAGGGCATTTGGCGGCGTACGAGATGACGTCATCCATCCCGAACAAGTTCTACAGCCGGGGCTTCCGCCGCCATGGCCACGGTGAGGATGTCACCGGCTACTTCGACGAGCATGTCGAGGCCGATGCGGTCCACGAACAGATCGCCGGGCGCGATCTGGCCGGCGGACTCGCGGAAGCGGAACCGCAGCTGCTGCCGGACATCCTGTTTGGAGCCGCAGCGGCTTTGGCCGTGGACGCTTTGGTGGGAACGCACCAGCTTTCGGCGTGGCAGGCCGGGCGCAGCTCGCTGCGGATCCCGCTGGATCTGGCGGCATGA
- a CDS encoding glycosyltransferase has protein sequence MTGTAGSSGHEVQLPEAEYILPLRWFSDDGLDELTGYLRLLSGWIRITVVDGSAPALFNVHAAAWAGLVEHRRPEVWPGRNGKVAGVMTGVRHSRKEYLVLADDDVRYTLPALRRLVALLAGADVVRPQNYFLTLPWHARWDTARTLLNRAVASDFPGTLGVRRSALEATDGYDGDVLFENLELIRTVKAAGGRELRADNLFVGRIPATAAHFRGQRIRQAYDDFAQPVRLAVELTLLPLIIFAARRPARWIPLLAAAVAMAEAGRRRKNGRAVFPPTSALWVPCWLLERAVCIWLALGQRLAGGVKYAGNRMPTAGTPRYQLRRKYAAQRSQHIPSPLPPRDQERNFPCSQPSRSSQPSQPSELSLPSRATSS, from the coding sequence ATGACCGGGACTGCGGGCAGCAGCGGCCACGAGGTGCAGCTGCCCGAAGCGGAGTACATTCTGCCGCTGCGCTGGTTTTCGGACGATGGCCTCGATGAGCTGACCGGCTACCTCCGTCTGCTCTCGGGCTGGATCCGCATCACCGTGGTGGACGGCTCCGCCCCCGCACTGTTTAACGTGCACGCAGCGGCGTGGGCCGGATTGGTGGAGCACCGCAGGCCCGAAGTCTGGCCGGGGCGCAACGGCAAAGTCGCCGGCGTCATGACAGGAGTGCGGCACAGCAGGAAGGAATACCTGGTGCTGGCCGACGACGACGTCCGCTACACCCTTCCCGCGCTCCGCCGGCTGGTGGCACTGCTGGCGGGGGCGGACGTTGTCCGGCCGCAAAACTACTTCCTGACCCTGCCCTGGCACGCGCGCTGGGACACCGCCCGCACGCTGCTCAACCGCGCCGTGGCCTCGGACTTCCCCGGCACGCTGGGGGTCCGCCGCAGCGCGCTGGAGGCCACGGACGGTTATGACGGGGATGTACTGTTCGAAAACCTCGAGTTGATCCGCACGGTCAAGGCCGCCGGCGGAAGGGAACTTCGGGCGGACAATCTTTTTGTCGGCCGGATCCCGGCAACGGCCGCACATTTCAGGGGACAGCGGATCCGACAGGCCTACGACGACTTCGCCCAGCCAGTCCGGCTGGCCGTGGAACTTACGCTGCTGCCGCTAATCATCTTCGCGGCACGCCGGCCGGCCCGCTGGATCCCATTGCTTGCGGCGGCCGTTGCCATGGCGGAAGCCGGACGACGGCGGAAAAACGGACGCGCCGTCTTCCCGCCGACCTCGGCGCTGTGGGTGCCGTGCTGGCTGCTCGAACGCGCCGTCTGCATCTGGCTGGCCCTGGGCCAGCGGCTGGCCGGTGGCGTGAAATACGCCGGTAACCGGATGCCCACGGCCGGCACGCCCCGCTACCAACTGCGGCGGAAGTATGCCGCCCAACGATCACAGCACATCCCGTCACCGCTCCCGCCACGGGACCAGGAAAGGAACTTCCCATGCAGTCAGCCGAGCCGATCGAGCCAGCCGAGCCAGCCGAGCGAATTGAGCCTGCCGAGCCGCGCAACGTCCTCGTAG
- a CDS encoding CDGSH iron-sulfur domain-containing protein, giving the protein MQSAEPIEPAEPAERIEPAEPRNVLVACPDGPFLLRGDVEIVTPDGEPVPRRRKTVALCRCGASSIKPYCDGTHKLIGFTTAVGRAEQPSSDA; this is encoded by the coding sequence ATGCAGTCAGCCGAGCCGATCGAGCCAGCCGAGCCAGCCGAGCGAATTGAGCCTGCCGAGCCGCGCAACGTCCTCGTAGCCTGCCCGGACGGGCCCTTCCTGCTGCGCGGCGACGTCGAAATTGTGACACCGGACGGTGAACCGGTACCGCGCCGCCGGAAGACCGTAGCGCTGTGCCGTTGCGGAGCCTCCTCGATCAAGCCGTACTGCGACGGCACGCATAAGCTGATCGGCTTCACCACCGCCGTCGGCAGAGCCGAACAGCCTTCCTCGGACGCATAG
- the glgP gene encoding alpha-glucan family phosphorylase has protein sequence MKAIRRFTVRTVLPDSIAALGRLAGNLRWSWHQPTQQLFERLDPVLWAKSHDPVALLGSFNREQLQALASDAALVDQVQALSADLDRYLSDDRWYQTLGADAPASIAYFSPEYGISSVLPQYSGGLGILAGDHLKAASDLGVPLIGVGLLYAAGYFKQSLSRDGWQQETYPVLDPDGLPLTLLREADGTPAQVELPLPNERRLLAHIWRADVGRVPLLLLDSNVAGNDEAARHITDRLYGGGGDHRLQQELLLGMGGVKALRIYERLTDTPAPEVFHTNEGHAGFLGVERIRELMDTGLTWHEALTAGRANTVFTTHTPVPAGIDRFEKLQVEHFFRAGLAPKVPIEQILALGAENYDGGDPTKFNMAVMGLRLAQRANGVAKLHGVVSRGMFSGLFPGFDTQEVPITSVTNGVHVPTWVDARIAALAKAKFGPESVVARQWDKVYDVADEEIWNLRRELRSTLIDDVRRRLRSSWKKRGATDAELAWTKNVLDPDVLTIGFARRVPTYKRLTLMLRDPARLKALLLHKEHPIQLVIAGKSHPADEQGKRMIQDLVRFTDDPAIRHRIVFLPNYDIAMARTLFPGCDVWLNNPLRPLEACGTSGMKAAINGGLNLSVLDGWWDEMYDGDNGWAIPTANPSTTSGTDSLVSPEERDDIEAAALYDLLENQVAPRFYGAEATDGAAAAGPSAPVAPSDWLPHQWIAMIRHTLANLGPAVSAERMVEDYVRQLYTPACTAGRDARAGDFAVARDFAAWTKRLRAAWPEVSVEHVDSLGVSDNPQIGDPLRVNAYVRLGKLSPSDVCVEVAHGQVGEGDELDQTGFDPLCFKEDLGEGRFLFSGEVVIDCSGSFGYTVRVLPLHESMAAKAELGLVANAN, from the coding sequence TGGTGGACCAGGTCCAGGCCCTCAGCGCAGACCTCGACCGGTACCTGAGCGACGACCGCTGGTACCAGACCCTCGGCGCGGACGCACCGGCGTCGATCGCTTACTTCTCCCCCGAATACGGCATCAGCTCCGTCCTCCCCCAGTACTCGGGCGGGCTCGGCATCCTCGCCGGGGACCATCTCAAGGCCGCCTCGGACCTGGGGGTGCCGCTGATCGGTGTCGGCCTGCTCTACGCGGCCGGCTACTTCAAGCAGTCACTCAGCCGCGACGGCTGGCAGCAGGAAACGTACCCGGTGCTGGATCCGGACGGGCTGCCGCTGACCCTCCTGCGTGAAGCCGACGGGACGCCGGCGCAGGTGGAACTGCCGCTGCCCAATGAGCGCCGCCTGCTGGCGCACATCTGGCGTGCCGACGTGGGGCGCGTGCCGCTGCTGCTGCTCGACTCGAACGTGGCCGGCAACGACGAGGCCGCACGGCACATTACGGACCGGCTCTACGGCGGCGGCGGCGACCACCGGCTTCAGCAGGAGCTGCTGCTGGGCATGGGCGGGGTTAAGGCCCTGCGCATTTACGAACGTCTGACGGACACGCCCGCGCCGGAAGTTTTCCACACCAACGAAGGCCATGCGGGCTTCCTCGGCGTGGAACGGATCCGCGAGCTGATGGACACCGGGCTGACCTGGCACGAGGCCCTGACGGCGGGCCGCGCCAACACGGTTTTCACCACGCATACCCCCGTACCGGCCGGAATCGACCGCTTCGAGAAGCTGCAGGTGGAGCATTTCTTCCGCGCCGGGCTGGCCCCCAAGGTGCCCATCGAGCAGATCCTGGCCCTTGGCGCCGAAAATTACGACGGCGGGGATCCCACCAAATTCAATATGGCCGTCATGGGCCTGCGGCTGGCCCAGCGGGCCAACGGTGTAGCCAAGCTTCATGGGGTGGTCTCCCGCGGCATGTTCTCCGGACTCTTCCCGGGGTTCGATACGCAGGAAGTACCCATCACCTCGGTCACCAACGGCGTGCACGTTCCCACCTGGGTTGATGCCCGGATTGCCGCGCTGGCCAAGGCCAAGTTCGGCCCGGAGTCCGTGGTGGCCCGGCAATGGGACAAGGTTTACGACGTCGCCGACGAGGAGATCTGGAACCTGCGCCGCGAGCTGCGCTCGACCCTGATCGACGACGTCCGGCGGCGGCTGCGTTCGTCCTGGAAGAAGCGCGGCGCCACGGACGCTGAGCTGGCCTGGACCAAAAATGTGCTGGACCCGGATGTGCTGACCATCGGCTTCGCCCGGCGCGTACCCACGTACAAGCGGCTGACGCTGATGCTCCGCGATCCGGCCCGGCTCAAGGCACTGCTGCTCCATAAGGAGCATCCCATCCAGCTCGTCATTGCCGGCAAGTCGCATCCTGCCGACGAGCAAGGCAAGCGGATGATCCAGGACCTGGTCCGTTTCACCGACGACCCCGCGATCCGGCACCGGATCGTCTTCCTGCCCAACTATGACATCGCCATGGCGCGCACGCTCTTCCCGGGTTGCGATGTCTGGCTGAACAACCCGCTGCGCCCGCTGGAGGCCTGCGGGACGTCGGGCATGAAGGCGGCCATCAACGGCGGTCTGAACCTGTCCGTGCTGGATGGCTGGTGGGATGAAATGTACGACGGCGACAACGGCTGGGCGATTCCGACGGCTAATCCTTCCACGACATCCGGAACGGATTCGCTAGTCAGCCCGGAGGAACGCGACGACATCGAGGCCGCCGCACTGTACGACCTGCTGGAGAACCAGGTGGCTCCGCGCTTCTATGGGGCGGAGGCCACCGATGGCGCTGCTGCCGCCGGGCCGTCAGCGCCGGTTGCACCGTCCGACTGGCTGCCCCACCAGTGGATTGCCATGATCCGGCATACCCTCGCCAATCTCGGGCCCGCGGTTTCCGCCGAGCGCATGGTGGAGGACTATGTCCGCCAGCTCTACACGCCCGCCTGCACCGCCGGCCGCGACGCCCGCGCCGGGGACTTTGCCGTCGCACGGGATTTTGCGGCCTGGACCAAGCGGCTGCGTGCCGCCTGGCCGGAGGTGTCGGTGGAACACGTCGACTCGCTCGGAGTCTCGGACAATCCGCAAATCGGGGACCCGCTGCGGGTCAACGCCTACGTACGTCTGGGGAAGCTCAGCCCTTCGGACGTCTGCGTCGAGGTAGCCCATGGCCAGGTGGGCGAGGGCGATGAACTGGACCAGACAGGCTTTGATCCGCTCTGCTTTAAAGAGGACTTGGGCGAGGGTAGATTCCTGTTCAGCGGGGAGGTCGTGATCGACTGCTCTGGTTCCTTTGGCTACACCGTGCGGGTCCTGCCACTGCATGAGTCCATGGCGGCGAAGGCCGAGCTCGGGCTGGTGGCCAACGCGAACTAA